The Pagrus major chromosome 1, Pma_NU_1.0 genome includes the window AGGCTTTGCTGGAAATCCATTATTTGTAAACCATCCCTAGGCGTGCCGTGGAGACAAGCATGATGTTCCAGTGACTCCCTTTGATGCGGTGGACAGCGAGTTGAAGACAAATGAGGTGGTGGTGGACGCTTGCGCCGTACAGACCCTCCCTGCTGGGGCTGATTTCCTCATGTGCTACTCTGTGGCTGAAGGTGAGCCAGCTGACATGTAAACTCTTAATCTGCTCATCTTATTACAAGATGGGTAGattcacatttaatttgagtCAGTTGATGCTTTGAAGATATGAACAATAACCCCACTTTGAaactttaaatgtcactttatTTCTGTTCAGTCAACAACTATCCTGTCCCGTCCCTTGTGTTGTTTGTTAAGGTTACTATTCCCATCGGGAGACCATAAACGGCTCCTGGTACGTCCAGGATCTGTGTGAGCTGCTTCAGAAGTTTGGGGATTCCCTTGAATTCACAGAATTACTCACGCTTGTCAACAGGAAAGTGTCGATGAGGAGTGTCGGCAACAGTAGTGACCGAAATGCCATCGGGAAGAAGCAAGTACCTTGCTTTGCTTCAATGCTCACCAAGAAACTCTACTTCCGACCAAAAAAGTAACAGCTTTAGACCTCAGGCGTGaaatgagctgttttttttttttatcactcctCCAAGGgagattttaaagatttttgctgtttttctctagTCTTCTTCTGTATGTTTCTCATGAAAACTATGATTCATTTCTAAGTGCTATATTATAGGCAACCAGActtgtttcatttgttccaGTTGTCTACGATGTAGCACTCAGAATTACCATGACTTGGATGACTTGACCAACTATTATTCACATATGCATTAAACAATCAGCTAAATGGGGATCTACAGTGAAACCAGTGGTtacaaaataacaggaacaaCTTGTACTTACACTGCACTGAACACATTTGAATATTCCTGGCCTTAGGCAATTACATAATTCCCGAAACCACACGTCTGTCGAAATTTCAGGTTTATGCATTTGCATGGCAGAGAATCAAGACAGGGGAAGTATCTGTGGCAGCAGTATGGTAGAGGTAGAGAAATTGAATACTGACCAACTGCAAGtagacattttacagtttatttgAGCCATCTGAGCCTTGTTTCCCACATGGATCCAGTTTCTTGTGCGAATTCGAAAACATACagttgacattttaatgcaatcTAATACAACAGCCCTACATGAATTTAAACTGAGACAAGTTATATTTGAGGACCAGTTTTGGTTTATCAcaggaaaaaagataaaagcaatTGAAGCTTTTTTGAAACACTTTTATAGTAATTTATCTTGAAAGCTTCTGTCTATAATACTCAGCACAGCCCTGAGTCTGCAGGGTACTTTATCATAGTGGATCAGATTATTGAACAGTATATAAAATCAATTCATTTATAGTCCTGGCTGTAAATTATCCTGCCTCTAGTATATATCTGTCACAACTCTTTTACAAGAGGCATCGCTGCAAAAAATGCTAGTAGAGCTGCgccaaaaaaacaattatccCAGTTATAATTAAAGTTGATAAACATTTCCAAAATAAGGTATCAAGGGAAAAGAGTAGAGGCGCTATTTTACACAGCAAATGTCATATATTTAATAGGTGGGACTTGTTTCTTTTACTGACTAAACTGATTGGATTTACCGCCTCAGCTGAACAAtgcatattttaatttatttgcctctactaggggtgtcacaataTAACGTTATGGACGATAACTGTGatacaaaagaaattaaatatcgATATTGTGAAGAGAATACACATAATATTTTACAGATAATCCAGCGCAGATGTTGTGGATCTTTTCTTTATCAGTTCATCCGGTTCCTGTTTCACTGATCATTGTGTAAATGTTCGCTCttgtacagttatggttacagactctgTCCACCTCCCTACCCTCATATTTTGAGCCTGATTTATTTggcaaaaaagagacaaaacacagtaaacaaagttaaagctACATTGGACTGAAAGCATTAAAATTTTTTATAGATGTCCCTATTACATCCATACCGTGATAATCATGAAGTGAAAATGTGATATCGCGACAGCCCCAGTCTGACTTCATATCTTATACTAACTCACAAAACTATAACTTGAATTTCTTTGCTCATTTGCGACAGAAATCGCAACTCAAAATCCAAGGTAATTGAACTTGTGGTCTTGTTGTATAGGATTGCATTATATTTAAAggtgttcctgttattttgtaGATCAATTCACATTTTGCACAAGAAATTGCTTTTAAACTTCAGGTTTTTTATGGGCCACATTCTGTGTTAGCTACTTTTCTTAGCTTTTTTGTCACGATTTTGCTTGCCTGTTTAATCCAGCTGAAATTACTAAGGTACCACAGATAAATTGCCTCATCCTGCAGCTGACATTTCCAGTGGCATTGCACAGGGAAGACCAAAACATTATCTCTGAGGAAACTGGAAATGTCAGTTGAGCCTGGTTTTCTTGACTGTAAAGTCGGCTGCAGGAATTTCTTACATGCCAGACAAATGATTTCCACCTCACTGTATCTCACATAAAACAGCATGGCAAGCTGGTACTTCTAATGACTTTTCCACAGGTTATATTAATACTTAATTATGTCTTTATTAGCAGCAATGATCAAGTAATAACACTCATAACAGATTATCCAAGCACCacataaaaatgctgtttgtttaagCTCGCTCCATCAAAAAGGGaattcatgtttgtgttgttctttgTGTTGTAGAAGTTTACAGTACAAAATGTAGTAATGCGTATTTGCACCCAAAATGGCAACAAACACCAGTGTGGAAAGTACCTCAGGGAGAAGGGGTGTTAAAAAAACTGTACTGTGGACTTAAACACTTCTAGCTGTGTCACATGATCTACGACTCAGGAAAAATCAAAGCTACCAGCATACACTGATCCTGTACTTTGTGGTTTTACTGTTGTGActttgtgtaataaaatgtgtgtcattttaatgacttttgcTTCCTGCAGAGCAATTATGCTTTATcaaaagttcattttatttgtgtgtaatgATCTGATGACTTATGTGTAAGTAAAATCACAACACATTTGAGATTTCAATAATAAGACATCAAGCAGACATGAGATTCTCCCAATATCggggaaatacattttatttcaatagACCTTGGTGTCTGTTCTTTTCTCAAAGATATAATTGGCATCATTATCaagactgtaaacacaacatagAATGCTATGGATTCCTAGTAAAAAGGCGCctttatcaaaataaatcagaaaaattGTTTTTGCTCTGGAGCGTGTAAGTGACCGTTATGTATGGCTTGGCTTCGTTCATGGCTTTGGCTGGATCTGATCAACTGGCAGCTGAAGTTCAGTTGGATTCCTCAGACGTCTCAGGTCTTCCTCCACCTGACGCACACAAAACAGTCACACAGACCATGATTAAATTATAGTAAATGATTAATTCAGAAGGCAGATTATTATAATTGAAGTGTCTTATCACAATGAATGCATGTAAGTGcaatttttatttcatcagagCTTGTTTTTAGTGTAGTTTGGTGATGATTCCCTGACTTTTCTTTCACGGCTCCAGGAGACTGACATTTATAGTTTACAATGTCTTAATTATTGGATGAATTATCATATTTGGCACAGATATTCATGTCACCCTGAGTTTATGATGATAACTCTGGTGTCTCCTTAACTTTTCCCTAGCTTTACCATGAGGTCAAAGTTTTAATTTGTCAGGCTTTGGTTCATGatcaaatatctgcaaaactaaCGACATGTTTAGTTCTGATAACCAAAAGTTAccatgctaatatgctaaacTATGCTGACAATCATAGTAAGCATTAAACCTGCATgtacatgtataaatatatacatcACCATGTTAGTATTGTCACTGTGtgcaagttagcatgctaatgttaacatttagctcaaagcacatcTGTGCATAAGTAAcattacagcctcacagagagGATAATGGGTCTCTGGAATTTCCATAATTCTTCCATTTTTGCTCTTATATGAAAATAGCACATGTACAGTCCTGTATACCACATGTTCTTCCAATAATGTGATGTGTCCAAAACATGTTGTGACTTGTCTGTACCTGTGGTGTAGCTAATGTGGGACTGTAAGAAGTGAGCCAATCAACCAACCTGAGACAGCTCCTCCTTCAGTTCATTGTATTTTGTCACGTTGAATTTCTTCTTGCTGGCACCCTTATAAAAGTAATGCAGGAACTGTCTGTCTTGAACCTCTGGGTATATGTAATCCTGAGGGAAAGAATAAAAGAAGGATTGCCATTAGCGTGGGGAGGAAAAATCTGCACACACATGATTTAGTGCAGCTGAGCTTCAGATTAACTGTTCAGAAATGTGCCATCTTGTCAAGAGATGGATGAGAGGATTGCCATCACTGTCATACCTGTCTGTTAATATGAaaccacagccagcagctagctagcagttagctcactaattaacatatAATATctagtttattttatctataCGATAACAAAAGTGCAGAAATgacatcttttttgtttttatggtcTGAAGTTATGTGCTGAACTTCTTGTCTCAAGAAGCATACTTCCAAAAATGCCAAACTATTCCTTTGTATTAAGTCATTTAAAGTTTCCTATCCCAGACTAAAGTTTCTCTCTTGTTTCACTGAGACTTGCCTGTTTGGTGAGGACATAATAGGCGAAGGCTCCCATGCTGGTGGCATAGGTGATGAAGTAAGTGACGGGCTCCATGACGTCCCATGAATAGACCCACCAGGTGAGCCAGGCCAGAGCTCCACCCTGCACAGATAACAGGGCCATGCCGGTCCAGACAACCCTGGAGGAGTGGAAGTCTGCTGTATGGGACAGCTGTGCCTTCATCTGTCAGGCAGTAATAAAAAACTGGCAGGTCAGGGATGTCactttgaaaacaataaaaacagacactCAAGGAGAAGTGATGAGGGAGAAATAGAGGTTGAATGGCATACAGATGTTGAGACACTACCTTCTCCAGAGGCGACAGCTCCTGTTTGAGGTTGTCCAGTCTCTCCAGCAGCTGCCTCTCTTTCAGCAGGTGGTGCTCAGGCAGGTGGAGCGCCGTGTGCAGCAGATGCACAACATGCTTCATGTCCTCCAGCTCCATGGCATGCTCATTGGATgtacacactgcagcagaggacacAACAAGGTGGGCGAGGATGAGAAAGCGGGGTGAAATGTGAGAGCAGTCGTGCCTGGAGAGATAATAACTGCTATTTATCCGCGGGTCTGAGTTGTAATTACGAAGCAGACAAAATGAGGACCGTTTATGAGCGGAGAGAACTGTGTTTATACCCTTTTCAGGAGAGCGGACGTTATAAACTGCATCATTGATGACGAGCTGGAAGTCCTTGTCCAGCAGAGCGTCGATCAGCGTGGTGTTGGCTATGCGCTCTCCATCTGTCAGAGGACAAATGTCTAACTCAGTACTTTTATAGCATTCATATAACTTCGTCTTTATAGCCCAGCAAAAAGGTTTTCAGACAGGTTgcccaaataaaacacaataaaaacacaaaacagacaaaaaaatgcataaaaacataatgaaattCCTAACAGATCATCTCTGCATCGTCTACATAAACCTCAGATGAATAGCATCATTCATTTACAGGATAAACAAAGTTACTCATCACTGCAAATGTATGTGTCCTATTTCCTGAAATGATAGCGATCTAACCGTCAACCTGCCTCAGTTGGTGATTTCAGGGTACTTTCTGAACAATCTCCCTGCATGTGTCATAGGTGGTGTAGATGGACAGAGCGATTGCTACAGAAACAAGCATGTTTTTCCAGTCAGGAGAATGTGAGTCACATCCCCTTTTTTACACTGCAGCAGTGTTGCATTATGGACCATCAAGGAAAAAAGACTTAACGTCTTTGTAATATGTCATCCCATTGGCTTCCATATCACCTACTGTAGTGGTTCCCAGATATATCTGTTGGGGTCATAAGGTGATtaaatggagagaaagagaagaaaaagtttCCTTTATGTTTTACAACCTTTCTGgaagtttttctcttttaactcCCCAAGGAGGTTATGCTTCACTGGTGTACCtttgtctgttggttggttggtttgtcagcaggaatacacaaaaactacagaacggatttccacgatACCTGAacggaggatgggtctcggcccagcATAGACCTTATTAACTTTTGGcatggatctggataaagggacggatccaggaattgaATAATTGTGAGATAGGGCTTTTTTTCAACATATCTGCTAATTTCtaatggatcttgatgaaaaaaaacaggcttaTTTGGTTGACTGGCATCTGGCTcgagtgagtacagtttgatgtgGAGAAAGGGGACTGTTTGGAGGTATACGCTCTTCGGAGTGTCATTCTAGTTTCTTGAGCCTCTAAAAatccttcaaattaaaacaacCAACAAGATTGAAATATCACGCCTTGGTTGAACTGCTCATAACTCACTTCTACATTAAAAGCGAAGACTGTGGCCGCCGAAGGGTAGGGAAGTGTTTGTGGACTGCCAAAGAAAGGATCAAAgtcgatgcagcagaaccacagaCATCTATTATTCCatgcattatttttctttgtcaatgCCTGGCACatgcattacccacaatgcaacttgacaGCTGACAggttcattttcaattttgttgTCGATGCTGACTCATGACTTGAGGCAATTTGTCAGACTTCACATAGCTCCCTTTGGAGCCACGAAAggctttataaaacatttctcacTGAACGGTACGCCAAATGAACTGTAAACAGACTTGATTTGTAAaatctttgatttattttatgggCTCACAAGCTAAAAAGTTTGGAACTACAACGaatttctgctctctctctacTATTCTTTCTACTTCTCTCTACTCGCTGATTAACCTTTTGAACCCTTTAGGGTGGATGCTGGAAAGCAATCAAGCAACAATGATAAAAATGAGTTAGTGGCTTGTGAAATTACATTCTGCAGGCATTGTGCCAAACTACTGTGTGCTGCTCTTCAGCTTTCAGTCCTACCAACCTGCCAAACCAGGTAGCAACAAAAATGGTTAAACAGGCCTGAGTTAGCATCAAGAATGTGGTCTGTCCGGTATGTGCGTAGCCGACGCGTGTCGTGTCCTACCCTTGGATGAAACAGAGGCAGTGACTCCGGGGTCCTCTCTCTGCAGATCTGTGATCAGGTCTCCTACACTCATCAGCATGGGCCTGAGGTAGAACAGACACTTCTCATTCCTGGAGGGCAACGGGACCTCCAGAACCAAACGGCCATATTTGTACTTCAAGGACACATCTGCAACAGAGTGAGGCAGAGATCTGTTGAGCTTGCATTTTCATGCTGTGTTTTGTGCAAAGATCATTACGTCAAGCTCATTTAAGTAGTTTTACCCAGCAGGACCGATTGTGAGGTCACAAACAGGGGGCAGACAtgcaacaaacagaaatgtatgaTTATGTAGATGTAGTAACTGTACTTTACCACTGGAGGGTGGGAGTGTGCTGCAGAAAAGTGCTTGACAATTTCCAAGTAGAGGCAGTCTCTGTTGAacctgagaaagaaagaaataaggaaagaaggaaggaaggtaCGAAGGATGGAAAGAAGGTTGGAAGGacggaaggaaggaagaaagaatgaaagaaaaagacattatCAGCTCATTCAATTTGTtcttggtggaaaaaaaagtacatCCCTCCTTTGGTAAACTGCTGTCATGTCAGCTGACATCGGAGGGTAAACAGACCAACAGCATCCTGAAGGATCTGAAAAAAGAAACGCCCCACACAAAACCAGTCTGCCACAAAGCCACATCAATTGAGTTTTGTGGGCTCTGCTCTCAGAGTGCTTTTTTCGCTAATGTGAATTTCTTCTGTGGCTGTTGAGCTGCTTTTCACTCCCTCACTAAATGGTGTGTAATCTGGCCAGCTGATGGTACAGATTCTTGATGAAACCAGCTCCTTTTCGCTGAGGCACGACTTTCCATTAAGTTAATTAAATTTTAGGCTGCAGCCTTTATTGCTTAATGAATTGCCGGTGTGCCCCTCAATAAAGATGAACCGTGGCACCTCAAGGCCTAGAGTCTCTCCCACACTCCTGATAATAGAGAGGGCGCCTGAAACGAACTGCTCATTATTCTAGTCAGCGGGAACACTTCTGCGTCCTGCACTCGACATTCTTTGGGTGTAGTCTCTTGTTACAGTTTACATGCAAACTCATATTCTCCTTAATTTTTAAAGCCACATGTTCAtgcattcacatgcacacagcctTACAAACACATCCACTGCAAATTTCAGCCTCATGGAGAGGAAGCTGCAGTTGCTATTTGATGACAGGACGTGGCTGTGCCATTGACCAACAAAAACCTGCTCTAAAGTAAATGCTGCTGTATTTTTCCCTGCTATTTTAAGGGCGCACATACAGTCcgctttaattaattaatgattagagaggctgcttcCAGTCATTTAAGTTTTTTCACATGcgcagtaatgtcactgcaggaaatatgacacattttggcAGCAAGACGAAAAACTGTACTCATAAACTTGGCAGGACGGAGGAAACTCTCCAGACAAAGCAGAATTACATTTTAGCTTCtgagataaatattttttgacaCCTCTGATcgagctcaggatttatcaggtGGATTGCTGCTTTAGGCCAAGTCCAAACCATTTTGAGGCTGTCAGCATGTcaggagatttaaataatcaatgaagttaagCTGGTGTGCCTTGTGCGTGAATGTGCGCATTGTCTCAATGGGGAGACGCACTTATCAAATCTGCTGCTGGGGTATCGCTGCAGGTAACATAATTAACATGTCctcatcaaaaatgtattatttaattcaCGCACATCCCATTCGCTACTAAtcagaatgatcatttttataaCCCAGCCGATGATCTCAGTGCATCACTATAACACAAAGAGaggactctcctcctcctcaggtaAATATTGGTGCATTTGCTTATCAAACGGAGTTGTTGATAGGATTGAGGATTAATAGAGGACAGAGGCAGAGGGCCCAAGGACCACATACCTGTCCCTCAGCAAAGACAGGTGCTGAAAACCATTGCCATCAAACGGTTGGggaaaccaaaccaaaacaaatgtacaatatgtaattGTAATAACAGCATTAATGAAACGTATGTATTAATGATATTATGTCCTCCAGTTTACTATCAAAAGCTCTAAACACCAGTTAATAAACACCAGTGTCCTAGTGTTGAAACACTTGTGCCTtttaacctaaaaaaaaaagaagaaagaatcCATCCGGTGTTTCCCATTTAGCTGAGAGTCCACCAGGTCCCACTCCCGCATGACAACATCTTTCTTCAAGTGACATTTAAGGATGTTGCAGCCAATCTCTCCCGCCCCTTTGTCCTACAGCTGGGAGTTCGCTCAATCAATATCACATTAAAGAGGAGAAGGGGGCGTCCATGTTCATGGGCTGAGAAAGCTGTCTTGAGGCACACTGATGGAGCAGAGGCCAGATGTGCTCAAGTCCTTCTCACTCCACTGGTTAGGAGAAGAGGCTTtaacaggaaaaacaacattcaCATACAGCAATGAGTGACTGTCCACATGACCAGAGGggtgcttttgttttgatggaTTACAGCGGCTAGAACCAGAAGGTTAGAAAGGAAGCGGAGATTACAAACAAATTTTAACTACAAGTGTTTGTTGGCTGGCTAATGAAGCAGTGCACCACACTGTGACGGAAAGCATGATGTTATAAATACTCTATGTCCCCAAAAAGAGCCACATAAATTGATTCCAATGAGACCAGATTTAGCTGT containing:
- the LOC140995592 gene encoding calcium uniporter protein, mitochondrial-like, whose product is MASVRMASKVTARLLGSIQPLHRGLKTTRPVPFLHQVQQRLPLLGNCQALFCSTLPPSSDVSLKYKYGRLVLEVPLPSRNEKCLFYLRPMLMSVGDLITDLQREDPGVTASVSSKDGERIANTTLIDALLDKDFQLVINDAVYNVRSPEKVCTSNEHAMELEDMKHVVHLLHTALHLPEHHLLKERQLLERLDNLKQELSPLEKMKAQLSHTADFHSSRVVWTGMALLSVQGGALAWLTWWVYSWDVMEPVTYFITYATSMGAFAYYVLTKQDYIYPEVQDRQFLHYFYKGASKKKFNVTKYNELKEELSQVEEDLRRLRNPTELQLPVDQIQPKP